A region of Emys orbicularis isolate rEmyOrb1 chromosome 20, rEmyOrb1.hap1, whole genome shotgun sequence DNA encodes the following proteins:
- the LOC135892671 gene encoding guanylate-binding protein 1-like isoform X1, whose protein sequence is MWCLPHPRRAGHTLVLLDTEGLGDVEKGDAKNDVWIFALAVLLSSTLVYNSLGTINQQAMDQLHYVTELTERIKVKAAGRGSRQVGEDSAEFVRFFPAFVWAVRDFTLQLELDGRKITEDEYLENGLKLKTGSSQRAQLFNLPRECIRQFFPARKCFVFVQPAGRRDLARLEELREDELEPEFRQQVAQFCRHVWETSKPKTIPGGHVVTGAMLGNLAVTYVDAIRSGAVPCMESAVLALAQIENSAAVGEAVAVYEEQLERRAALPTETVQELLELHAQCEREALRAFMARAFKDDDRRFQGELMRRLEEQKQELCRRNEVASSDRCRAALMELSQELDDRIGAGVYSVPGGYQRFLDDRQRMVERYRQVPGKGVKADAALQEFLQSKEAVAQSILQTDEALTEKEKEMAAERARAEAAEREQQVLKQKEAELQQKLEDQDRSYQENLRQLETKLEDERKKLLEEQGKMMDQKLKEQEALLKEGFREEAGRLENQIRHLQQQNEEIRKPSWIQSALGMLTDVATLMLPGIVGKVARVATNFVRRMF, encoded by the exons ATGTggtgcctgccccacccccgccGGGCCGGCCACACCCTGGTGCTGCTGGACACCGAGGGGCTGGGCGACGTGGagaag GGCGACGCGAAGAACGACGTGTGGATCTTCGCACTGGCCGTGCTACTCAGCAGCACCCTGGTCTATAACAGCCTGGGCACCATCAACCAGCAGGCCATGGACCAGCTGCA CTACGTGACGGAGCTGACGGAGCGCATCAAGGTGAAGGCGGCGGGCAGGGGCAGCCGGCAGGTGGGGGAGGATTCGGCCGAGTTCGTGCGGTTCTTCCCGGCCTTCGTGTGGGCCGTGCGGGATTTCACgctgcagctggagctggacGGGCGGAAGATCACCGAGGACGAGTACCTGGAGAATGGCCTGAAACTAAAGACAG gcagcagccagcGAGCCCAGCTCTTCAACCTGCCCCGCGAGTGCATCCGCCAGTTCTTCCCAGCCCGGAAATGCTTCGTCTTCGTCCAGCCGGCCGGCAGGAGGGACCTGGCCCGGCTGGAGGAGCTGCGGGAGGACGAGCTGGAGCCCGAGTTCCGGCAGCAGGTGGCCCAGTTCTGCCGCCACGTCTGGGAGACGTCGAAGCCCAAGACCATCCCGGGCGGCCACGTGGTGACCGGGGCCA TGCTGGGGAACCTGGCGGTGACCTACGTGGACGCCATCCGCAGCGGGGCGGTGCCCTGCATGGAGAGCGCGGTGCTGGCCCTGGCGCAGATCGAGAACTCGGCGGCGGTGGGGGAGGCCGTGGCTGTCTACGAGGAGCAGCTGGAGCGGCGGGCGGCGCTGCCCACGGAGACCGtgcaggagctgctggagctgcacgCCCAGTGCGAGCGGGAGGCGCTGCGGGCGTTCATGGCGCGCGCCTTCAAGGATGACGACCGCCGCTTCCAAGGGGAGCTCATG CGCCGCCTGGAGGAGCAGAAGCAGGAGCTCTGCCGGCGCAATGAGGTGGCGTCCTCGGACCGCTGCAGGGCCGCCCTGATGGAGCTGTCGCAGGAGCTGGATGACCGGATCGGCGCGGGGGTCTACTCAGTGCCCGGGGGCTACCAGCGCTTCCTGGACGACCGGCAGCGCATGGTGGAGAGATACCGGCAGGTGCCGGGGAAGGGGGTAAAG GCCGATGCGGCGCTGCAGGAGTTCCTCCAGTCCAAGGAGGCTGTGGCCCAGTCCATCCTGCAGACGGACGAGGCCCTGacggagaaggagaaggagatggCAG CCGAGCGAGCCCGGGCCGAGGCGGCCGAGCGGGAGCAGCAGGTCCTGAAGCAGAAGGAGGCTgagttgcagcagaagctggAGGACCAGGACCGCAGCTACCAGGAGAACCTGCGGCAGCTGGAGACGAAGCTGGAGGACGAGAGGAAGaagctgctggaggagcagggcaaGATGATGGATCAGAAACTGAAG GAGCAGGAGGCCCTGCTGAAGGAGGGGTTCCGGGAGGAGGCCGGACGCCTGGAGAACCAGATccggcacctgcagcagcagaatgAGGAGATCCGGAAGCCGTCGTGGATCCAATCGGCGCTGGGGATGCTGACCGACGTGGCCACCCTCATGCTACCTGGCATCGTCGGCAAGGTCGCCAGGGTCGCCACCAACTTCGTCCGGCGCATGTTCTGA
- the LOC135892671 gene encoding guanylate-binding protein 1-like isoform X2 gives MWCLPHPRRAGHTLVLLDTEGLGDVEKGDAKNDVWIFALAVLLSSTLVYNSLGTINQQAMDQLHYVTELTERIKVKAAGRGSRQVGEDSAEFVRFFPAFVWAVRDFTLQLELDGRKITEDEYLENGLKLKTGRGARAQLFNLPRECIRQFFPARKCFVFVQPAGRRDLARLEELREDELEPEFRQQVAQFCRHVWETSKPKTIPGGHVVTGAMLGNLAVTYVDAIRSGAVPCMESAVLALAQIENSAAVGEAVAVYEEQLERRAALPTETVQELLELHAQCEREALRAFMARAFKDDDRRFQGELMRRLEEQKQELCRRNEVASSDRCRAALMELSQELDDRIGAGVYSVPGGYQRFLDDRQRMVERYRQVPGKGVKADAALQEFLQSKEAVAQSILQTDEALTEKEKEMAAERARAEAAEREQQVLKQKEAELQQKLEDQDRSYQENLRQLETKLEDERKKLLEEQGKMMDQKLKEQEALLKEGFREEAGRLENQIRHLQQQNEEIRKPSWIQSALGMLTDVATLMLPGIVGKVARVATNFVRRMF, from the exons ATGTggtgcctgccccacccccgccGGGCCGGCCACACCCTGGTGCTGCTGGACACCGAGGGGCTGGGCGACGTGGagaag GGCGACGCGAAGAACGACGTGTGGATCTTCGCACTGGCCGTGCTACTCAGCAGCACCCTGGTCTATAACAGCCTGGGCACCATCAACCAGCAGGCCATGGACCAGCTGCA CTACGTGACGGAGCTGACGGAGCGCATCAAGGTGAAGGCGGCGGGCAGGGGCAGCCGGCAGGTGGGGGAGGATTCGGCCGAGTTCGTGCGGTTCTTCCCGGCCTTCGTGTGGGCCGTGCGGGATTTCACgctgcagctggagctggacGGGCGGAAGATCACCGAGGACGAGTACCTGGAGAATGGCCTGAAACTAAAGACAGGTAGGGGAGcg cGAGCCCAGCTCTTCAACCTGCCCCGCGAGTGCATCCGCCAGTTCTTCCCAGCCCGGAAATGCTTCGTCTTCGTCCAGCCGGCCGGCAGGAGGGACCTGGCCCGGCTGGAGGAGCTGCGGGAGGACGAGCTGGAGCCCGAGTTCCGGCAGCAGGTGGCCCAGTTCTGCCGCCACGTCTGGGAGACGTCGAAGCCCAAGACCATCCCGGGCGGCCACGTGGTGACCGGGGCCA TGCTGGGGAACCTGGCGGTGACCTACGTGGACGCCATCCGCAGCGGGGCGGTGCCCTGCATGGAGAGCGCGGTGCTGGCCCTGGCGCAGATCGAGAACTCGGCGGCGGTGGGGGAGGCCGTGGCTGTCTACGAGGAGCAGCTGGAGCGGCGGGCGGCGCTGCCCACGGAGACCGtgcaggagctgctggagctgcacgCCCAGTGCGAGCGGGAGGCGCTGCGGGCGTTCATGGCGCGCGCCTTCAAGGATGACGACCGCCGCTTCCAAGGGGAGCTCATG CGCCGCCTGGAGGAGCAGAAGCAGGAGCTCTGCCGGCGCAATGAGGTGGCGTCCTCGGACCGCTGCAGGGCCGCCCTGATGGAGCTGTCGCAGGAGCTGGATGACCGGATCGGCGCGGGGGTCTACTCAGTGCCCGGGGGCTACCAGCGCTTCCTGGACGACCGGCAGCGCATGGTGGAGAGATACCGGCAGGTGCCGGGGAAGGGGGTAAAG GCCGATGCGGCGCTGCAGGAGTTCCTCCAGTCCAAGGAGGCTGTGGCCCAGTCCATCCTGCAGACGGACGAGGCCCTGacggagaaggagaaggagatggCAG CCGAGCGAGCCCGGGCCGAGGCGGCCGAGCGGGAGCAGCAGGTCCTGAAGCAGAAGGAGGCTgagttgcagcagaagctggAGGACCAGGACCGCAGCTACCAGGAGAACCTGCGGCAGCTGGAGACGAAGCTGGAGGACGAGAGGAAGaagctgctggaggagcagggcaaGATGATGGATCAGAAACTGAAG GAGCAGGAGGCCCTGCTGAAGGAGGGGTTCCGGGAGGAGGCCGGACGCCTGGAGAACCAGATccggcacctgcagcagcagaatgAGGAGATCCGGAAGCCGTCGTGGATCCAATCGGCGCTGGGGATGCTGACCGACGTGGCCACCCTCATGCTACCTGGCATCGTCGGCAAGGTCGCCAGGGTCGCCACCAACTTCGTCCGGCGCATGTTCTGA